Below is a window of Rickettsiales bacterium DNA.
ATACTTTGATTGAATGTTTTGATGGTAAAGAAATTATGATTCCGAATGAAGATTTTATTACCTCTCGCGTTACTAACCTTACTTACAGCGATAAAAAAGCGAGAATTGATATAAAAATTGGCGTTGCCTATGATTCTAATTTAATAAAAGCTAAAGAGATAATGCTGAATGTCGCCAAAAATCACCCTAAAATTAGCACAGAAAAACCACCTTCAGTTTTCATTGATGAATTTGCGGAAAGCTCAATAAATATCTTGCTTTACGCTTGGATTGATGATGTTACAGATGGCAGGCTAGAACCAAAAGATGAAATTTTAATTGAAATTTGGCAAAAATTTAAGGAAGAAAAAATCTCAATCCCCTTCCCTCAAAGAGAGATTAGGATTATAAATTCTGCATCTTAAGAAAAAAGGTATAATTAAAAAGGAATATCATCATCAAATGAGTCCGCAGGTGCAGTGTTTTGTTGCCTTGCAGAAGAACCACCAGATGATCTATAGCCTGAATTACCGCCTGAAGAATAATCAGAAGATGGGTTATTATCATTCAGCCTATCAAGCATTGTGATATTGCAATTATAGCCCTGTAAAATTACTTCGGTTGTGTATCTTTCTTGACCTTGTTGATCCTGCCATTTACGAGTTTGCAACTGCCCTTCTACAAAAATTTTGCTCCCTTTCTTGAGAAAATTCTTGCACACATTCACAAGTGCTGGATTAAAGCAAGCAACCCTATGCCATTCAGTTTTTTCCTTTTTTTCGCCAGTGTTTTTATCTGTCCAATATTCATTGGTTGCAATAACAAAATTTGCAACTTCTCTGCCATCGCCTGTGCTTCTGATTTCCGGGTCTTTTCCGAGATTTCCAATTAAGAGAACTTTATTCAAACTTCCTGCCATATTAACCTACAATAAGATTTATAAGCAGATTCTACATCGCTAAAATTTTACTTCAATTAGTTTTTGATAAAATAATTTTGCCTATTCTGAACTCATTGATTTTATGAGATTTTTGATTGCATCTAATTTAGTTTTATTCTTAATTTTTGCAGTCAATCTCATAATCTCATTGATTGAGCCAATATCATAATCAGAACCTTCTTCACGCAGAGATTTTTCCTCTTTAGTTTCAGTATAAAAATATTCAATTTGAAGATTCAATATTTCAGCAATATGGGCAAGCCTTGAAGCACTTATTCTATTATAGCCCTTTTCATATTTTTGTAGCTGTTGATGGGTAATTCCTAGATTGTCTGCTAGGGCTTTTCGGTTAAGCCCGTGCATAATTCTTGCAGAAACTATCTTTGCACCAATAATTTTATCTAATTCATTTGTGTTTTTCACCATAACCCCTATCCCCCCCGAGATAATTTGTTATAGTTTATACAAAGCTACTATCATGCCAAATTGCAAAGCAAATAACTCATTGTTATATAAGGATAAAATTTTTTAGTGGTTTTAGGGTTGGCAATAATTTGTTCAAAATTGAAACAGATTTTTCAATTTATGGCAAATTTTATATAGAAGAGTAATTTTGTATCACTTCTGAAATATTAGTAATTTTCTGCTCGCCAGAATCTAGATTTTTGATTTCAATTTTATCTTCAAAAATGAATAGGATATTTTTTGAACCAATTTTATCAGCCTTCTGGATTTTTTTTGCGAATTTGCCTGAGAAAATAACTTCACAATTAATATTCTTAGCTCTTAAAATTGAAGCTGTTTCAAGTGCTTTATCATCAAAATCAGAAATTATTGCGAGTAAATTATTATTCTTCCTTGATATTTGAGATGCGAGCATAAGCCTTTCAACGCCAGCTGCAAAGCCAATTGCTGGGGTTTGTTTACCACCCATTTGTTCAACTAAAGCATCATATCTGCCACCTGCTAGAATAGTATTTTGTGAGCCTAAATTTTCACTTTCTAAAATAAATTCAAAAACTGAATGGCTATAATAATCAAGCCCTCGAACGATTTTAGGGTTAACTTTGATTTCTGTTTTAATTTTTCCAGAGATAAAATTCAGCAATTTTTCAAAGAAATTTTTAGAAAAATCATTCAAATAATCTGAAATTAAAGGTGCTGTTGCGATAATTTTTTTATCATTTTCATCTTTGGAATCCAAGATTCTTAAGGGGTTTTTAGCGAGCCTTCTTTTGCTATCTTCTGATAATTCCACTTGATATTTTGAGAGATACTCCACCAAAGCGGATTGATAATTTTTGCGAGATTCACTATCACCAAGCGTGT
It encodes the following:
- the ssb gene encoding single-stranded DNA-binding protein, whose protein sequence is MAGSLNKVLLIGNLGKDPEIRSTGDGREVANFVIATNEYWTDKNTGEKKEKTEWHRVACFNPALVNVCKNFLKKGSKIFVEGQLQTRKWQDQQGQERYTTEVILQGYNCNITMLDRLNDNNPSSDYSSGGNSGYRSSGGSSARQQNTAPADSFDDDIPF
- a CDS encoding helix-turn-helix transcriptional regulator, translating into MVKNTNELDKIIGAKIVSARIMHGLNRKALADNLGITHQQLQKYEKGYNRISASRLAHIAEILNLQIEYFYTETKEEKSLREEGSDYDIGSINEIMRLTAKIKNKTKLDAIKNLIKSMSSE
- the hisS gene encoding histidine--tRNA ligase produces the protein MQPVRGTKDYIFEDAEKFEAIINIAQNISQNYNFKTIHTPIFEETQVFSRSMGEESDVVSKEMYSFDTKGGENITLRPEFTAGIVRAFISNGLQQHIPLKLFSYGPVFRYERPQKGRQRQFHQVNFEYFGNPEPTADAEMIFCASQLLENLGVSEGLSLNINTLGDSESRKNYQSALVEYLSKYQVELSEDSKRRLAKNPLRILDSKDENDKKIIATAPLISDYLNDFSKNFFEKLLNFISGKIKTEIKVNPKIVRGLDYYSHSVFEFILESENLGSQNTILAGGRYDALVEQMGGKQTPAIGFAAGVERLMLASQISRKNNNLLAIISDFDDKALETASILRAKNINCEVIFSGKFAKKIQKADKIGSKNILFIFEDKIEIKNLDSGEQKITNISEVIQNYSSI